In the Thermomicrobiales bacterium genome, GTTCAACAGTCACCGAGATGACCGATGTCAGCGCATAGCCCAGATGCTCCGGGTCGACCGATGCCGCGATCTTCAGTACTCCGCTATCGGTGAGTCGTCGCACGCGGTAGCGCACTGTCGCCTCGGGAACATCGAGCCGCCGGGCAACCTCGCGATTCGAGCGACGCCCATCCTCACGGAGCAAAGAGATGATCTGCCTGTCGAGCTCATCCGGCTGGATCACCGATCGCGGCCGCGTCGTATCGTCGGTGACGCGCCGCTTGGCCGTGCGGCGTCGATCCGACGATCCCTGCTTCGCGCGCCCCTGCGCGCGTCCGGTTCGTTCCTCACTCATACCTGTCAATACTCGCGTTTCTGCTGTGATTCTCCAAGGCGTCGCGTAATCCACGCGCGCACCGTCACGCACGCCCACCGTGAACGCCGGGCGTGCCGTCCTGTATGCGCAAGTCTACTCCGAAAATCAATCCTCGGCAGATGATTCGGAACGGATCGCTCCCGACTCGCTATAGCTCTTGGGGTTACTCTTCTCCCCAGCGGTGAAGGGGTTGTCCCAGGAAACCCCACGGCTGGCGAAACGGCTCGGGTCGAACGGTGTCAGGTCCAGCTGCTCTGGTTCACCCGCCACGCGCTGTGAGACCGCCTTGCCCGCCGCCACCGCCATCCCGAACCCGCCGCCGTTATAGCCGGCGCTGACATAGAGGCCATCGGCGGACCCGTAGCTCCCGATCAGCGGCAGCCCGTCTGCGGTGAAACCCATGATCCCCGCCCAGGCCCGGATGACCGGGACATGCCCGACCCCGGGGAAGATACCACTGAGGCACTCCGCAATGCCCGACACGACCGGAGCGGTCACGCGCTCCTCATAATGGCCCAGTCCTTCGTCGATGTCCAACCGGCGGTATCCACCGCAGAGCAGTTGGCCGGTCGCCGTCTGGCGACCGTACTCCTTGTCGAAGTTTGTCCCGAACGGCATCGGCAAGACCGGCCCGACCGACTGAGTCACCAGGATCTGGCCCCGCGCCGGCACCACCGCGCCGGCCGGCAGATCATGCAGGATCTTCGGCGTCCATGCGTTGGTCGCAACCACGACCGCGCCGGTGGCGATCGTCCCGGCCGACGTCCGCACGCCGGTCACCCGGCCGTTACTGGTGAGGACCTCCTGGGCCGGCGTCCAGGGAAACACGAGGGCGCCGTTTCGTCGCGCTCCGTTCGCCATCGCATGAACCAGCGCGAACGGCCAGAGGTGTCCGCCGCGGCGGCTGAGCTTTGCGCCAAGGACCCTCTCGCTGACCACCGGGACGATGTCGGCGAGCTGTTCACGATCGAGCAGCTCGACATCACCGCCGGCCTTCGACGCTGACCCATGGGTCGC is a window encoding:
- a CDS encoding Lrp/AsnC family transcriptional regulator; its protein translation is MSEERTGRAQGRAKQGSSDRRRTAKRRVTDDTTRPRSVIQPDELDRQIISLLREDGRRSNREVARRLDVPEATVRYRVRRLTDSGVLKIAASVDPEHLGYALTSVISVTVEPRSFVEASNAIATMPEVMWLAITTGASDLVLTASFRNQEEMFLFVTDHLAHVPGITRIETSVCMRVVKKSHQWSTDLTSSIVGNGKDDAVAQIPVEDREPVSV
- a CDS encoding FAD-binding oxidoreductase; this translates as MNEERNERGSTSWADRFDLDRPLPAEADVVVIGGGVAGCSAAYQLSKRGKKVVLVEMRGICSGASGRNGGMTGGGTMVPTQVGRAVFELNTENLRLIQEELPAELGEDFSLRLEGSLDIAMTDEQWDHLVATHGSASKAGGDVELLDREQLADIVPVVSERVLGAKLSRRGGHLWPFALVHAMANGARRNGALVFPWTPAQEVLTSNGRVTGVRTSAGTIATGAVVVATNAWTPKILHDLPAGAVVPARGQILVTQSVGPVLPMPFGTNFDKEYGRQTATGQLLCGGYRRLDIDEGLGHYEERVTAPVVSGIAECLSGIFPGVGHVPVIRAWAGIMGFTADGLPLIGSYGSADGLYVSAGYNGGGFGMAVAAGKAVSQRVAGEPEQLDLTPFDPSRFASRGVSWDNPFTAGEKSNPKSYSESGAIRSESSAED